The Apium graveolens cultivar Ventura chromosome 11, ASM990537v1, whole genome shotgun sequence genome has a window encoding:
- the LOC141697106 gene encoding putative membrane protein At1g16860, protein MTTRSHSHQLSSGLYVSGRPEPPLKDRQPTLISRAVPYTGGDVKNSGELGKMFDIESCEPPVLKPSRLSSFSRQKSGSDLIGSGRDPGPRLSGQMVPVLPTGLLTSGPLGSNPGRRSGKLDPGPMGGSGKKVVYGSAVTSLSGEERMGFKVSKAAMWVFLVVVVMGLVVGVFLMVAVKKALILVVVAAVLVVLVVVVLWNLAMKRRGLVGFLKRYGVSELRGASDGQFVKVTGIVTCGSIPLETSFQKISRCVYVSTELLEYRGLGGKPANPKHRFFSWGCRNSERYVADFYISDFQTGLRVIVKAGYGAKVAPFVRPTTVMNVSETNKELSPSFLSWLADRNLSSDDRVMRLKESYIKEGSTVSVMGVVRRHDNVLMIVPPAEPTSTGWQWTRCLLPTCTEGLVLMCDENQNADVIPV, encoded by the exons ATGACTACAAGAAGTCATTCTCACCAGCTCAGTTCCGGGTTATACGTCTCGGGTCGACCCGAACCGCCCTTAAAAGACCGTCAACCCACGCTAATTTCTCGGGCTGTGCCTTACACCGGTGGAGATGTCAAGAACTCCGGTGAGCTTGGGAAGATGTTTGATATAGAGTCATGTGAGCCGCCGGTTTTGAAGCCGAGTCGGCTTTCTTCTTTTTCAAGACAAAAATCCGGGTCAGATTTAATTGGGTCGGGTCGTGACCCGGGTCCGAGATTGTCGGGTCAGATGGTCCCGGTGCTGCCAACCGGGTTACTGACGTCGGGGCCTCTCGGGTCAAATCCGGGTAGGAGGTCCGGGAAACTTGACCCGGGCCCGATGGGCGGGTCGGGGAAGAAGGTTGTGTATGGGTCTGCCGTTACGAGTTTGAGTGGGGAGGAGAGGATGGGGTTTAAGGTATCGAAAGCGGCAATGTGGGTGTTTTTAGTGGTGGTTGTGATGGGGTTGGTGGTGGGAGTGTTCTTGATGGTTGCGGTTAAAAAGGCCTTGATTCTTGTCGTTGTTGCCGCGGTCTTGGTGGTGTTAGTGGTGGTGGTTTTGTGGAATTTGGCCATGAAAAGAAGAGGGTTGGTTGGGTTTTTGAAGAGGTATGGTGTTTCTGAACTTAGAGGTGCTTCTGATGGACAGTTTGTCAAAGTTACCGGG ATTGTCACTTGTGGCAGTATTCCGCTTGAAACATCTTTCCAGAAGATATCGAGATGTGTATATGTTTCGACAGAATTGCTGGAATACAGAGGATTGGGTGGAAAACCGGCTAATCCTAAACACCGTTTCTTCTCCTGGGGATGCAGAAATTCTGAG AGATATGTTGCTGATTTCTACATATCAGACTTCCAAACTGGGTTGAGAGTTATAGTCAAAGCAGGCTATGGAGCTAAGGTTGCGCCATTTGTCAGACCAACTACAGTGATGAATGTAAGTGAAACAAACAAAGAGCTATCTCCAAGCTTTTTGAGCTGGCTTGCTGACCGCAACCTCTCAAGCGATGATCGTGTAATGCGACTCAAAGAAAG CTATATCAAAGAAGGGAGTACTGTCAGTGTGATGGGCGTTGTCCGACGACATGATAACGTCCTAATGATTGTTCCACCAGCAGAACCCACCTCAACGGGTTGGCAGTGGACTCGGTGCCTTCTTCCAACTTGTACCGAAGGTCTTGTTTTGATGTGTGATGAAAACCAGAATGCTGATGTGATACCTGTATGA
- the LOC141697107 gene encoding short-chain dehydrogenase/reductase SDRA-like → MSKQIGKRFVGKVAIVTASTQGIGFGIAERLGLEGASVVISSRKQSNVDEAVEKLKAKGIDVFGLVCHVSNAQQRKSLVDKTVQKYGKIDVVVSNAAANPSVDPILETKEPVLDKLWDINVKTAILLLKDASPHLSKGSSVIFISSVSAYTPHSSMAMYAVTKTALLGLTKALASEMAPDTRVNCVAPGFVPTHFADFITSNNEVRKIIEDNTLLKRLGTTEDMAAATAFLASDDASYITGETLVVAGGMPSRL, encoded by the exons ATGTCAAAGCAAATTGGAAAGAGATTTGTAGGGAAAGTAGCAATAGTGACAGCTTCAACTCAAGGCATTGGGTTTGGCATAGCTGAGCGTCTTGGTTTAGAAGGTGCCTCTGTTGTCATTTCTTCAAGAAAACAG AGTAATGTAGATGAGGCTGTTGAGAAGTTGAAGGCTAAGGGGATCGATGTGTTCGGGTTGGTGTGCCATGTTTCAAATGCTCAACAAAGAAAGAGTCTTGTTGATAAGACTGTCCAG AAATATGGAAAAATAGATGTGGTGGTATCTAATGCTGCTGCAAATCCTTCCGTTGACCCCATTTTGGAAACGAAAGAACCAGTCCTCGATAAGCTATGGGATATCAATGTCAAAACTGCTATTCTTCTTCTTAAG GATGCTTCTCCTCACTTGTCAAAAGGTTCATCTGTTATTTTTATTTCTTCCGTCAGTGCTTACACTCCGCATTCTTCCATGGCTATGTATGCAGTGACAAAAACAGCACTCCTTGGGCTTACTAAG GCACTTGCCAGTGAGATGGCCCCAGATACCCGTGTGAACTGTGTTGCTCCTGGATTTGTACCAACACACTTTGCTGACTTCATCACAAGTAACAATGAAGTT AGGAAGATTATTGAGGATAACACATTACTCAAGAGGCTTGGAACCACCGAAGACATGGCTGCTGCCACAGCCTTTTTGGCATCAGATGATGCTTCTTATATCACTGGAGAAACATTGGTGGTTGCTGGTGGAATGCCCTCTCGACTCTAG